One Prunus dulcis chromosome 8, ALMONDv2, whole genome shotgun sequence DNA window includes the following coding sequences:
- the LOC117637662 gene encoding golgin subfamily A member 6-like protein 6 isoform X3, which produces MPSNDVCLPEGNATRTRASPEIISMLREPAAAERVLLGLLGPDDTRIMQEYDDGGLRQNLAHHALGACVHFAMWLKENGESSLASRERNEARARVAGLEERVRHVEEILRHLVQEYESKLNGLQNNVDQLRPKAEFCERKWKEQEALHQEKATRLEEVLKQLEEANSDLAKVTQSHDMARTRIEKLTSALTRTRKLYEQAEVEVKKVQQDCEMDRILGEIEKEERGKKRIALTTELELVEGFQNQNQKMEGGIMPTPELNKDVSKQVEEAEDIDELVDVDYFLSLLQSL; this is translated from the exons ATGCCTTCAAATGATGTATGTCTGCCAGAGGGG AATGCAACTCGTACGAGGGCTTCCCCTGAGATTATCAGTATGTTGAGAGAGCCAGCTGCTGCAGAGAGAGTTTTGCTGGGCTTACTTGGCCCTGATGATACCAGGATTATGCAGGAGTATGATGACGGTGGTTTGAGGCAAAACTTGGCCCACCATGCCCTTGGT GCCTGCGTTCACTTTGCCATGTGGCTAAAGGAAAATGGAGAGTCTTCCTTAGCCTCTAGGGAGCGCAATGAAGCCAGAGCTCGTGTTGCAGGGCTGGAGGAAAGAGTTAGACATGTTGAGGAGATTCTGAGGCATCTGGTCCAAGAATATGAGTCTAAGCTAAATGGCCTGCAAAATAATGTTGATCAGCTGAGGCCGAAGGCTGAGTTCTGCGAGAGGAAATGGAAGGAGCAGGAGGCGTTGCATCAAGAGAAGGCCACTCGTTTGGAAGAGGTTTTGAAGCAGCTTGAGGAAGCTAACTCCGACCTTGCCAAGGTCACTCAAAGTCATGACATGGCAAGAACACGTATCGAAAAGTTGACTAGTGCCCTCACTCGGACCAGGAAGCTCTACGAGCAGGCTGAGGTTGAAGTGAAGAAGGTTCAGCAGGACTGCGAAATGGATAGGATCCTTGGGGAAATAGAGAAGGAAGAGCGTGGGAAAAAAAGGATTGCTCTGACCACCGAGCTAGAGCTGGTAGAGGgcttccaaaaccaaaaccagaaGATGGAAGGTGGGATCATGCCAACACCGGAGCTAAACAAAGATGTTAGCAAGCAAGTGGAAGAAGCTGAAGAcattgatgaactggtggacGTTGACTACTTTCTGAGCCTTTTGCAGTCACTGTAA
- the LOC117637661 gene encoding uncharacterized protein LOC117637661 isoform X2 — protein sequence MPSNDVNLPDGNATDTRDSPEIISMLREPAAAEKVLLGLLGPDDTKIMQEYDDGGLRQNLSYHALAACLHFAMWLRENGESSLASRERDEARARVAELEEKVRNVEEIMKHQVQEYKSKLNGLQNDVDQQRQKAAFCERKWKQQLALHQEKSTRLEEVLRQLVEANSNLAKDTQSLDVARTRIEKLTGALTRTRKLYKQAEVEVKKVQQDCEMDRILGEIEKEERVKKRIALTTELELVEDFQNQNQKEGGIMPTLELNKDVSKQVNEAKNVDGEVEAQHPSTFWTRCHCCNVRYKFSRVHVNHLLRCQACSAAFVATEEVSTIYRRRHLVDTGSQVTASGRKPPDHGMVSLKGPGGS from the exons ATGCCTTCAAATGATGTAAATCTCCCAGATGGG AATGCGACTGATACAAGGGATTCCCCTGAGATTATCAGCATGTTGAGAGAGCCAGCTGCTGCAGAGAAAGTTTTGCTGGGCTTACTTGGCCCTGATGATACCAAGATTATGCAGGAGTATGATGACGGTGGTTTGAGGCAAAACTTATCCTACCATGCCCTTGCT GCCTGCCTCCACTTTGCCATGTGGCTAAGGGAAAATGGAGAGTCTTCCTTAGCCTCCAGGGAGCGCGATGAAGCCAGAGCTCGTGTTGCAGAGCTGGAGGAAAAAGTTAGAAATGTTGAGGAGATAATGAAGCATCAGGTCCAAGAATACAAGTCTAAGCTGAATGGCCTGCAAAATGATGTTGATCAGCAGAGGCAAAAGGCTGCGTTCTGCGAGAGGAAATGGAAGCAGCAGTTGGCGTTGCATCAGGAGAAGTCCACTCGTTTGGAAGAGGTTCTGAGGCAGCTTGTGGAAGCTAACTCCAACCTTGCCAAGGATACTCAAAGTCTTGACGTGGCCAGAACACGTATCGAAAAGCTGACTGGTGCCCTCACTCGGACCAGGAAGCTCTACAAGCAGGCTGAGGTTGAAGTGAAGAAAGTTCAGCAGGACTGCGAAATGGATAGGATCCTTGGGGAAATAGAGAAGGAAGAGCGTGTGAAAAAAAGGATTGCTCTGACCACTGAGCTAGAGCTGGTAGAGGacttccaaaaccaaaaccagaaGGAAGGTGGGATCATGCCAACGCTGGAGCTAAACAAAGATGTTAGCAAGCAGGTGAATGAGGCCAAAAACGTTGATGGAGAAGTGGAGGCCCAGCATCCTTCGACTTTCTGGACAAGGTGCCATTGCTGCAACGTTCGTTATAAGTTTAGCAGGGTTCATGTAAATCACCTTCTCCGCTGCCAGGCATGTTCAGCGGCCTTTGTAGCCACAGAAGAAGTCTCCACCATCTACAGAAGAAGACACCTTGTTGATACTGGAAGTCAAGTAACTGCTAGTGGCAGGAAGCCCCCAGATCATGGAATGGTCTCCCTAAAAGGCCCCGGAGGAAGCTGA
- the LOC117637662 gene encoding uncharacterized protein LOC117637662 isoform X2: MESAMVSIRRSKRLRLRAERSSVLAPLPRFCDKGTAPQNSTQTKPDSVHPMPSNDNATRTRASPEIISMLREPAAAERVLLGLLGPDDTRIMQEYDDGGLRQNLAHHALGACVHFAMWLKENGESSLASRERNEARARVAGLEERVRHVEEILRHLVQEYESKLNGLQNNVDQLRPKAEFCERKWKEQEALHQEKATRLEEVLKQLEEANSDLAKVTQSHDMARTRIEKLTSALTRTRKLYEQAEVEVKKVQQDCEMDRILGEIEKEERGKKRIALTTELELVEGFQNQNQKMEGGIMPTPELNKDVSKQVEEAEDIDELVDVDYFLSLLQSL, encoded by the exons ATGGAATCAGCCATGGTGAGCATAAGAAGAAGCAAACGCTTGAGACTACGCGCCG AGAGAAGTTCTGTTCTAGCACCATTGCCAAGGTTTTGTGACAAGGGAACTGCTCCTCAAAATTCTACCCAAACAAAACCAGATAGTGTGCATCCAATGCCTTCAAATGAT AATGCAACTCGTACGAGGGCTTCCCCTGAGATTATCAGTATGTTGAGAGAGCCAGCTGCTGCAGAGAGAGTTTTGCTGGGCTTACTTGGCCCTGATGATACCAGGATTATGCAGGAGTATGATGACGGTGGTTTGAGGCAAAACTTGGCCCACCATGCCCTTGGT GCCTGCGTTCACTTTGCCATGTGGCTAAAGGAAAATGGAGAGTCTTCCTTAGCCTCTAGGGAGCGCAATGAAGCCAGAGCTCGTGTTGCAGGGCTGGAGGAAAGAGTTAGACATGTTGAGGAGATTCTGAGGCATCTGGTCCAAGAATATGAGTCTAAGCTAAATGGCCTGCAAAATAATGTTGATCAGCTGAGGCCGAAGGCTGAGTTCTGCGAGAGGAAATGGAAGGAGCAGGAGGCGTTGCATCAAGAGAAGGCCACTCGTTTGGAAGAGGTTTTGAAGCAGCTTGAGGAAGCTAACTCCGACCTTGCCAAGGTCACTCAAAGTCATGACATGGCAAGAACACGTATCGAAAAGTTGACTAGTGCCCTCACTCGGACCAGGAAGCTCTACGAGCAGGCTGAGGTTGAAGTGAAGAAGGTTCAGCAGGACTGCGAAATGGATAGGATCCTTGGGGAAATAGAGAAGGAAGAGCGTGGGAAAAAAAGGATTGCTCTGACCACCGAGCTAGAGCTGGTAGAGGgcttccaaaaccaaaaccagaaGATGGAAGGTGGGATCATGCCAACACCGGAGCTAAACAAAGATGTTAGCAAGCAAGTGGAAGAAGCTGAAGAcattgatgaactggtggacGTTGACTACTTTCTGAGCCTTTTGCAGTCACTGTAA
- the LOC117637662 gene encoding uncharacterized protein LOC117637662 isoform X1, translating into MESAMVSIRRSKRLRLRAERSSVLAPLPRFCDKGTAPQNSTQTKPDSVHPMPSNDVCLPEGNATRTRASPEIISMLREPAAAERVLLGLLGPDDTRIMQEYDDGGLRQNLAHHALGACVHFAMWLKENGESSLASRERNEARARVAGLEERVRHVEEILRHLVQEYESKLNGLQNNVDQLRPKAEFCERKWKEQEALHQEKATRLEEVLKQLEEANSDLAKVTQSHDMARTRIEKLTSALTRTRKLYEQAEVEVKKVQQDCEMDRILGEIEKEERGKKRIALTTELELVEGFQNQNQKMEGGIMPTPELNKDVSKQVEEAEDIDELVDVDYFLSLLQSL; encoded by the exons ATGGAATCAGCCATGGTGAGCATAAGAAGAAGCAAACGCTTGAGACTACGCGCCG AGAGAAGTTCTGTTCTAGCACCATTGCCAAGGTTTTGTGACAAGGGAACTGCTCCTCAAAATTCTACCCAAACAAAACCAGATAGTGTGCATCCAATGCCTTCAAATGATGTATGTCTGCCAGAGGGG AATGCAACTCGTACGAGGGCTTCCCCTGAGATTATCAGTATGTTGAGAGAGCCAGCTGCTGCAGAGAGAGTTTTGCTGGGCTTACTTGGCCCTGATGATACCAGGATTATGCAGGAGTATGATGACGGTGGTTTGAGGCAAAACTTGGCCCACCATGCCCTTGGT GCCTGCGTTCACTTTGCCATGTGGCTAAAGGAAAATGGAGAGTCTTCCTTAGCCTCTAGGGAGCGCAATGAAGCCAGAGCTCGTGTTGCAGGGCTGGAGGAAAGAGTTAGACATGTTGAGGAGATTCTGAGGCATCTGGTCCAAGAATATGAGTCTAAGCTAAATGGCCTGCAAAATAATGTTGATCAGCTGAGGCCGAAGGCTGAGTTCTGCGAGAGGAAATGGAAGGAGCAGGAGGCGTTGCATCAAGAGAAGGCCACTCGTTTGGAAGAGGTTTTGAAGCAGCTTGAGGAAGCTAACTCCGACCTTGCCAAGGTCACTCAAAGTCATGACATGGCAAGAACACGTATCGAAAAGTTGACTAGTGCCCTCACTCGGACCAGGAAGCTCTACGAGCAGGCTGAGGTTGAAGTGAAGAAGGTTCAGCAGGACTGCGAAATGGATAGGATCCTTGGGGAAATAGAGAAGGAAGAGCGTGGGAAAAAAAGGATTGCTCTGACCACCGAGCTAGAGCTGGTAGAGGgcttccaaaaccaaaaccagaaGATGGAAGGTGGGATCATGCCAACACCGGAGCTAAACAAAGATGTTAGCAAGCAAGTGGAAGAAGCTGAAGAcattgatgaactggtggacGTTGACTACTTTCTGAGCCTTTTGCAGTCACTGTAA
- the LOC117637688 gene encoding uncharacterized protein LOC117637688 isoform X1: MVSLRRHTHFRLCSVFAGRTSLPRFCDIRTGLTSSHAKPKSVHRMRSNGSNDVNQPERNATAIGASAKVFANAVLALPAFANVGSESGHSRIPRRRFEIDGSSLGAYISQSNQVIPLQNQVKDQESYTLQLDKKIENLQTMVSKLKEENTQQTGELDTAKVELEKQQADLEMLEFDKLLMQMVEKLCGNVELIHQIDLVMGEPNQMQLREILQKVEKLCEDLRSVASAGVVEDSAAPTD, translated from the exons ATGGTGAGCTTAAGAAGACACACACACTTCAGACTATGCTCTG TCTTTGCAGGAAGAACATCACTTCCTAGGTTTTGTGACATCAGAACTGGCCTGACTTCTAGCCATGCAAAACCAAAGAGTGTGCATCGGATGCGTTCAAATGGTTCAAATGATGTAAATCAGCCAGAAAGG AATGCGACTGCTATAGGGGCTTCCGCGAAGGTTTTCGCCAATGCAGTGCTGGCTTTGCCTGCTTTTGCAAATGTGGGAAGTGAGTCAGGACACTCTCGTATACCGAGGCGGCGCTTTGAGATTGATGGGAGTTCTCTGGGGGCTTATATATCTCAAAGCAACCAAGTTATACCCTTGCAAAACCAAGTAAAAGACCAAGAATCTTACACCCTTCAGCTTGACAAGAAGATAGAGAACTTGCAAACCATGGTCAGCAAGCTAAAGGAGGAGAACACACAGCAAACTGGTGAGCTGGATACTGCAAAGGTTGAACTTGAGAAGCAGCAAGCAGACTTGGAGATGCTTGAGTTTGACAAATTACTTATGCAAATGGTTGAGAAGCTGTGCGGGAATGTAGAGCTCATCCATCAAATAGACTTGGTGATGGGTGAGCCTAACCAAATGCAGCTGAGGGAGATTTTGCAAAAGGTTGAGAAGCTGTGTGAGGATCTCAGAAGCGTCGCTTCAGCCGGTGTTGTGGAGGATTCTGCGGCTCCAACAGACTGA
- the LOC117637662 gene encoding golgin subfamily A member 6-like protein 6 isoform X4 yields MESAMVSIRRSKRLRLRAERSSVLAPLPRFCDKGTAPQNSTQTKPDSVHPMPSNDVCLPEGACVHFAMWLKENGESSLASRERNEARARVAGLEERVRHVEEILRHLVQEYESKLNGLQNNVDQLRPKAEFCERKWKEQEALHQEKATRLEEVLKQLEEANSDLAKVTQSHDMARTRIEKLTSALTRTRKLYEQAEVEVKKVQQDCEMDRILGEIEKEERGKKRIALTTELELVEGFQNQNQKMEGGIMPTPELNKDVSKQVEEAEDIDELVDVDYFLSLLQSL; encoded by the exons ATGGAATCAGCCATGGTGAGCATAAGAAGAAGCAAACGCTTGAGACTACGCGCCG AGAGAAGTTCTGTTCTAGCACCATTGCCAAGGTTTTGTGACAAGGGAACTGCTCCTCAAAATTCTACCCAAACAAAACCAGATAGTGTGCATCCAATGCCTTCAAATGATGTATGTCTGCCAGAGGGG GCCTGCGTTCACTTTGCCATGTGGCTAAAGGAAAATGGAGAGTCTTCCTTAGCCTCTAGGGAGCGCAATGAAGCCAGAGCTCGTGTTGCAGGGCTGGAGGAAAGAGTTAGACATGTTGAGGAGATTCTGAGGCATCTGGTCCAAGAATATGAGTCTAAGCTAAATGGCCTGCAAAATAATGTTGATCAGCTGAGGCCGAAGGCTGAGTTCTGCGAGAGGAAATGGAAGGAGCAGGAGGCGTTGCATCAAGAGAAGGCCACTCGTTTGGAAGAGGTTTTGAAGCAGCTTGAGGAAGCTAACTCCGACCTTGCCAAGGTCACTCAAAGTCATGACATGGCAAGAACACGTATCGAAAAGTTGACTAGTGCCCTCACTCGGACCAGGAAGCTCTACGAGCAGGCTGAGGTTGAAGTGAAGAAGGTTCAGCAGGACTGCGAAATGGATAGGATCCTTGGGGAAATAGAGAAGGAAGAGCGTGGGAAAAAAAGGATTGCTCTGACCACCGAGCTAGAGCTGGTAGAGGgcttccaaaaccaaaaccagaaGATGGAAGGTGGGATCATGCCAACACCGGAGCTAAACAAAGATGTTAGCAAGCAAGTGGAAGAAGCTGAAGAcattgatgaactggtggacGTTGACTACTTTCTGAGCCTTTTGCAGTCACTGTAA
- the LOC117637688 gene encoding uncharacterized protein LOC117637688 isoform X2, whose product MVSLRRHTHFRLCSGRTSLPRFCDIRTGLTSSHAKPKSVHRMRSNGSNDVNQPERNATAIGASAKVFANAVLALPAFANVGSESGHSRIPRRRFEIDGSSLGAYISQSNQVIPLQNQVKDQESYTLQLDKKIENLQTMVSKLKEENTQQTGELDTAKVELEKQQADLEMLEFDKLLMQMVEKLCGNVELIHQIDLVMGEPNQMQLREILQKVEKLCEDLRSVASAGVVEDSAAPTD is encoded by the exons ATGGTGAGCTTAAGAAGACACACACACTTCAGACTATGCTCTG GAAGAACATCACTTCCTAGGTTTTGTGACATCAGAACTGGCCTGACTTCTAGCCATGCAAAACCAAAGAGTGTGCATCGGATGCGTTCAAATGGTTCAAATGATGTAAATCAGCCAGAAAGG AATGCGACTGCTATAGGGGCTTCCGCGAAGGTTTTCGCCAATGCAGTGCTGGCTTTGCCTGCTTTTGCAAATGTGGGAAGTGAGTCAGGACACTCTCGTATACCGAGGCGGCGCTTTGAGATTGATGGGAGTTCTCTGGGGGCTTATATATCTCAAAGCAACCAAGTTATACCCTTGCAAAACCAAGTAAAAGACCAAGAATCTTACACCCTTCAGCTTGACAAGAAGATAGAGAACTTGCAAACCATGGTCAGCAAGCTAAAGGAGGAGAACACACAGCAAACTGGTGAGCTGGATACTGCAAAGGTTGAACTTGAGAAGCAGCAAGCAGACTTGGAGATGCTTGAGTTTGACAAATTACTTATGCAAATGGTTGAGAAGCTGTGCGGGAATGTAGAGCTCATCCATCAAATAGACTTGGTGATGGGTGAGCCTAACCAAATGCAGCTGAGGGAGATTTTGCAAAAGGTTGAGAAGCTGTGTGAGGATCTCAGAAGCGTCGCTTCAGCCGGTGTTGTGGAGGATTCTGCGGCTCCAACAGACTGA
- the LOC117637661 gene encoding uncharacterized protein LOC117637661 isoform X1: MVSVRRSKRLRLHAERSSVLAPLLRFCDKGTAPQSSTQTKPDSVHPMPSNDVNLPDGNATDTRDSPEIISMLREPAAAEKVLLGLLGPDDTKIMQEYDDGGLRQNLSYHALAACLHFAMWLRENGESSLASRERDEARARVAELEEKVRNVEEIMKHQVQEYKSKLNGLQNDVDQQRQKAAFCERKWKQQLALHQEKSTRLEEVLRQLVEANSNLAKDTQSLDVARTRIEKLTGALTRTRKLYKQAEVEVKKVQQDCEMDRILGEIEKEERVKKRIALTTELELVEDFQNQNQKEGGIMPTLELNKDVSKQVNEAKNVDGEVEAQHPSTFWTRCHCCNVRYKFSRVHVNHLLRCQACSAAFVATEEVSTIYRRRHLVDTGSQVTASGRKPPDHGMVSLKGPGGS; the protein is encoded by the exons ATGGTAAGCGTAAGAAGAAGCAAACGCTTGAGACTACATGCCG AGAGAAGTTCTGTTCTAGCTCCACTGCTAAGGTTTTGTGACAAGGGAACTGCTCCTCAAAGTTCTACCCAAACAAAACCTGATAGTGTGCATCCAATGCCTTCAAATGATGTAAATCTCCCAGATGGG AATGCGACTGATACAAGGGATTCCCCTGAGATTATCAGCATGTTGAGAGAGCCAGCTGCTGCAGAGAAAGTTTTGCTGGGCTTACTTGGCCCTGATGATACCAAGATTATGCAGGAGTATGATGACGGTGGTTTGAGGCAAAACTTATCCTACCATGCCCTTGCT GCCTGCCTCCACTTTGCCATGTGGCTAAGGGAAAATGGAGAGTCTTCCTTAGCCTCCAGGGAGCGCGATGAAGCCAGAGCTCGTGTTGCAGAGCTGGAGGAAAAAGTTAGAAATGTTGAGGAGATAATGAAGCATCAGGTCCAAGAATACAAGTCTAAGCTGAATGGCCTGCAAAATGATGTTGATCAGCAGAGGCAAAAGGCTGCGTTCTGCGAGAGGAAATGGAAGCAGCAGTTGGCGTTGCATCAGGAGAAGTCCACTCGTTTGGAAGAGGTTCTGAGGCAGCTTGTGGAAGCTAACTCCAACCTTGCCAAGGATACTCAAAGTCTTGACGTGGCCAGAACACGTATCGAAAAGCTGACTGGTGCCCTCACTCGGACCAGGAAGCTCTACAAGCAGGCTGAGGTTGAAGTGAAGAAAGTTCAGCAGGACTGCGAAATGGATAGGATCCTTGGGGAAATAGAGAAGGAAGAGCGTGTGAAAAAAAGGATTGCTCTGACCACTGAGCTAGAGCTGGTAGAGGacttccaaaaccaaaaccagaaGGAAGGTGGGATCATGCCAACGCTGGAGCTAAACAAAGATGTTAGCAAGCAGGTGAATGAGGCCAAAAACGTTGATGGAGAAGTGGAGGCCCAGCATCCTTCGACTTTCTGGACAAGGTGCCATTGCTGCAACGTTCGTTATAAGTTTAGCAGGGTTCATGTAAATCACCTTCTCCGCTGCCAGGCATGTTCAGCGGCCTTTGTAGCCACAGAAGAAGTCTCCACCATCTACAGAAGAAGACACCTTGTTGATACTGGAAGTCAAGTAACTGCTAGTGGCAGGAAGCCCCCAGATCATGGAATGGTCTCCCTAAAAGGCCCCGGAGGAAGCTGA
- the LOC117636327 gene encoding wound-induced basic protein has protein sequence MIYDVNSPLFRSFLSQKGGSSDKRKLEEQKPKEHRPKASENKPVMNE, from the exons ATGATCTACGATGTCAACTCACCCCTCTTCCGATCCTTCCTCAGCCAGAAGGGAGGCTCCTCCGATAAGAG GAAGTTGGAAGAGCAGAAGCCCAAGGAACATAGGCCAAAGGCCAGTGAGAACAAGCCCGTAATGAATGAGTGA
- the LOC117637688 gene encoding uncharacterized protein LOC117637688 isoform X3, with protein MRSNGSNDVNQPERNATAIGASAKVFANAVLALPAFANVGSESGHSRIPRRRFEIDGSSLGAYISQSNQVIPLQNQVKDQESYTLQLDKKIENLQTMVSKLKEENTQQTGELDTAKVELEKQQADLEMLEFDKLLMQMVEKLCGNVELIHQIDLVMGEPNQMQLREILQKVEKLCEDLRSVASAGVVEDSAAPTD; from the exons ATGCGTTCAAATGGTTCAAATGATGTAAATCAGCCAGAAAGG AATGCGACTGCTATAGGGGCTTCCGCGAAGGTTTTCGCCAATGCAGTGCTGGCTTTGCCTGCTTTTGCAAATGTGGGAAGTGAGTCAGGACACTCTCGTATACCGAGGCGGCGCTTTGAGATTGATGGGAGTTCTCTGGGGGCTTATATATCTCAAAGCAACCAAGTTATACCCTTGCAAAACCAAGTAAAAGACCAAGAATCTTACACCCTTCAGCTTGACAAGAAGATAGAGAACTTGCAAACCATGGTCAGCAAGCTAAAGGAGGAGAACACACAGCAAACTGGTGAGCTGGATACTGCAAAGGTTGAACTTGAGAAGCAGCAAGCAGACTTGGAGATGCTTGAGTTTGACAAATTACTTATGCAAATGGTTGAGAAGCTGTGCGGGAATGTAGAGCTCATCCATCAAATAGACTTGGTGATGGGTGAGCCTAACCAAATGCAGCTGAGGGAGATTTTGCAAAAGGTTGAGAAGCTGTGTGAGGATCTCAGAAGCGTCGCTTCAGCCGGTGTTGTGGAGGATTCTGCGGCTCCAACAGACTGA